A DNA window from Nitrospira sp. contains the following coding sequences:
- a CDS encoding hypothetical protein (Evidence 5 : Unknown function; MaGe:77308031), giving the protein MRSSPCLFRKERSTACKDLTTQSRDCPAVYLKPIDSSILSRGRRRHICRKFSKAIRSDGNGIWCEWRTDQGEVVWSAKMGVKQGIAEQQKVRN; this is encoded by the coding sequence GTGCGTTCGTCGCCGTGTCTTTTTCGGAAGGAGCGATCCACTGCATGCAAAGACCTCACTACCCAATCACGTGATTGCCCGGCAGTGTACCTGAAACCGATTGATAGCTCGATCCTTTCTAGAGGGAGGCGTCGTCACATTTGCAGAAAATTTTCAAAAGCAATTCGAAGTGATGGGAATGGAATCTGGTGCGAATGGAGAACCGATCAGGGAGAGGTTGTGTGGAGTGCCAAAATGGGTGTGAAGCAGGGCATTGCAGAGCAGCAAAAAGTCCGTAACTGA
- a CDS encoding FKBP-type peptidyl-prolyl cis-trans isomerase FkpA (MaGe:77308030), with product MRTLAVFAVTIALLGSPSAFAASGEPTNDDQKTLYALGLAISQSLATFALSESELDFVKSGLTDGALKRTPKVDLQAFGPKIQQLQQARASVVADAEKKAGAAYLAKAAAEKGSIKTESGIVITPMKPGTGATPKPTDTVKVHYHGTLLDGTVFDSSVKRGEPATFPLSQVIKCWTEGVQQIKVGGKSRLVCPANLAYGDRGSPPAIKPGATLVFEVELLEIAAAK from the coding sequence ATGCGCACGCTCGCAGTATTTGCCGTAACCATTGCCCTGCTGGGCAGCCCGTCGGCGTTTGCCGCATCGGGAGAGCCAACCAATGACGATCAAAAGACCCTGTACGCCCTCGGCCTGGCAATCAGCCAATCGCTTGCCACGTTCGCGCTGTCTGAATCGGAACTGGACTTCGTCAAGTCCGGTCTCACCGATGGAGCCTTGAAGCGCACTCCCAAAGTCGACCTCCAAGCATTCGGCCCGAAAATTCAACAGCTCCAGCAAGCGCGAGCCTCCGTGGTGGCGGACGCGGAAAAGAAAGCTGGCGCCGCCTATCTCGCAAAAGCCGCCGCTGAAAAGGGCTCTATCAAGACGGAGTCTGGAATCGTCATCACTCCGATGAAGCCCGGAACCGGCGCCACGCCGAAACCGACCGATACCGTCAAGGTGCATTACCATGGCACCCTGCTCGATGGCACTGTCTTCGACAGCTCCGTGAAGCGCGGCGAGCCCGCCACCTTCCCATTGAGCCAAGTCATTAAGTGCTGGACGGAAGGCGTGCAGCAAATCAAGGTTGGCGGCAAGAGCCGCCTCGTCTGCCCGGCGAATTTGGCCTACGGAGATCGTGGATCACCTCCCGCAATCAAGCCAGGCGCTACGCTTGTTTTTGAAGTGGAGCTCTTGGAAATCGCGGCGGCGAAATAA
- a CDS encoding transposase (MaGe:77308035), translating to MNHRRQSQHVRMKYAFIKAHRREFDTAMMCRLLDVSRSGFYAWVQNPLSDRAREDQRLLGLIRASYTASHGIYGAPRIFLDLREAGETCSKHRVARIMRANNIKALHGYRAPRYSRSPVSLLTPNTLQRGFTVPRPNTAWVTDITYVRTWEGWLYLAVVMDLYSRRIVGWSTKPTMARELGLDALLMAVRRRKPTHTLIHSDQDSQFGNDAWRRFCHAHHLEPSMSRRGNCWANAVAESFFSSLKKERIKKRIYTTRDLATAEIYDYIEMFYNPIRRHSHLSGVSPEMFEAVSNRA from the coding sequence ATGAATCATAGGCGTCAATCACAACATGTCCGAATGAAGTATGCCTTCATCAAGGCCCATCGTCGAGAGTTTGATACGGCCATGATGTGTCGCCTCCTCGACGTCTCGCGCAGCGGGTTCTATGCCTGGGTGCAGAATCCGCTCTCCGATCGAGCACGGGAAGATCAGCGGTTGCTCGGCCTGATCCGCGCGTCCTATACAGCGAGCCACGGCATCTATGGAGCCCCACGGATCTTTCTCGATCTACGTGAAGCCGGCGAGACGTGTAGCAAGCACCGTGTCGCTCGAATCATGCGGGCCAATAACATAAAAGCCCTCCACGGCTACCGAGCTCCCCGGTACAGCAGAAGCCCCGTGTCACTCCTGACACCCAATACGCTGCAACGAGGGTTTACCGTCCCACGCCCGAACACCGCCTGGGTCACGGATATTACCTATGTGCGCACGTGGGAAGGCTGGCTCTATCTGGCCGTCGTGATGGACCTGTACTCCCGCCGCATTGTCGGCTGGTCAACAAAACCCACGATGGCTCGAGAGCTCGGGCTGGACGCGCTTCTCATGGCCGTCCGGCGACGCAAGCCCACGCACACACTGATCCATTCCGATCAAGACTCACAATTTGGCAATGATGCGTGGCGACGCTTCTGTCATGCTCATCATCTTGAACCGAGTATGAGCCGACGTGGAAACTGTTGGGCTAACGCGGTGGCGGAATCGTTCTTTAGCAGTTTAAAGAAAGAGCGGATCAAGAAACGAATCTACACGACTCGGGATCTGGCCACTGCCGAGATCTACGACTACATCGAAATGTTTTATAATCCCATTCGTCGACATAGCCATCTGAGCGGGGTCAGCCCAGAGATGTTTGAAGCCGTATCGAACCGGGCGTAA
- a CDS encoding hypothetical protein (Evidence 5 : Unknown function; MaGe:77308033), with protein sequence MGMAKKRPGVDTQLRYGNTFCDNKWSSVKVAFTFSKHPSVIVSGEASCSIPSILGQ encoded by the coding sequence TTGGGTATGGCCAAGAAAAGGCCCGGCGTTGATACCCAACTCCGCTATGGCAACACCTTCTGCGATAACAAATGGTCTAGCGTTAAAGTCGCCTTTACCTTCTCTAAGCACCCTTCAGTGATAGTCAGTGGCGAGGCAAGCTGCTCAATTCCAAGCATCTTAGGACAATAA
- a CDS encoding hypothetical protein (Evidence 5 : Unknown function; MaGe:77308036), translating into MLASIPFHGKEKVAGTIPDAWQPGTFLATPSRTLLPSP; encoded by the coding sequence TTGCTTGCCAGTATTCCCTTCCACGGGAAAGAAAAGGTGGCAGGAACCATTCCCGATGCGTGGCAGCCCGGCACCTTCCTCGCCACGCCTTCTCGCACCTTGCTTCCCTCCCCTTGA
- a CDS encoding hypothetical protein (Evidence 5 : Unknown function; MaGe:77308032) has protein sequence MQWIAPSEKDTATNALEKRLWDAADQLRANSGLTSAQYSTPVLGLIFLRFADVRFAKMRAALETTALWSHRESRMDESVAYRAEGVVHLTPNARVEKLLHLSESRNAARATNEAMCDIKKHNAEFVGVPPKAYEVVTHRLLNELFKRVSEMPATIDYDSFGLAYEYFLGEFARTERQKSGEFINSDGFFAAYRQDSEEPLALSRSLTTLPWVWPRKGPALIPNSAMATPSAITNGLALKSPLPSLSTLQ, from the coding sequence ATGCAGTGGATCGCTCCTTCCGAAAAAGACACGGCGACGAACGCACTGGAGAAGCGGCTCTGGGATGCCGCCGATCAGCTACGGGCGAACAGCGGCCTCACCTCCGCGCAATACTCTACACCGGTGCTCGGCCTCATCTTCCTTCGCTTCGCCGATGTGCGCTTTGCGAAGATGCGGGCTGCCTTGGAGACGACCGCCTTGTGGTCACATCGCGAATCGCGCATGGACGAATCGGTCGCCTACCGTGCCGAGGGGGTTGTCCATCTTACGCCAAACGCCCGAGTCGAGAAGCTATTGCACCTATCTGAAAGCCGCAATGCCGCCCGGGCTACCAATGAGGCGATGTGCGACATCAAAAAACATAATGCTGAGTTCGTCGGAGTGCCGCCTAAGGCTTATGAAGTCGTCACCCATAGACTGCTGAACGAACTGTTCAAGCGCGTCTCCGAAATGCCCGCCACCATCGACTACGACTCCTTCGGACTCGCCTACGAATACTTTCTCGGCGAATTCGCAAGGACGGAAAGGCAAAAGAGCGGCGAGTTTATCAATAGCGACGGGTTCTTCGCAGCCTACAGGCAAGACTCAGAGGAGCCTCTAGCCCTATCTAGGAGTTTAACTACACTGCCTTGGGTATGGCCAAGAAAAGGCCCGGCGTTGATACCCAACTCCGCTATGGCAACACCTTCTGCGATAACAAATGGTCTAGCGTTAAAGTCGCCTTTACCTTCTCTAAGCACCCTTCAGTGA
- a CDS encoding hypothetical protein (Evidence 5 : Unknown function; MaGe:77308034) — protein sequence MLTVALIPQSNFLESGKLPFGDLVRFAVREGRRPRPIYQIHKWFARRLGCSFRALLVGAVAAPTADFWSAYYETTNLQGLTILDPFVGGGTSVVEAARLGASAIGVDVDPIACAVTSAELTAATLEDLLPTLRTLQESVGKTLVSFHAVRSSDGKPLTAVHYFWVQIVACPACKKIGEAHPNYVLAEEAGQKRWTFCRKCHEPHALGAGRRSFTCPSCKTKTALNSAPVQNGTYTCQHCNKGTPLIALGRETKQPPTWRLFAIEAIPRTKRRPVPMKERVFLRATAAHQAAVTRASKALRQELEADPDFLPRHKIEKKHRSDTRLTDYGYRQWSQLFNDRQLLHLGHLARAIKKLPDDERHAIGLAFSNHLTTNCMLTSYAAGWRRLTPXXXXXXXXXXXXXXXXXXXXXXXXXXXXXXXXXXIVKPSRHRLPSVPSSCFSHK from the coding sequence GTGCTGACGGTAGCACTCATACCTCAATCCAATTTCCTCGAATCTGGCAAGTTGCCTTTCGGTGACCTCGTTCGCTTCGCAGTACGCGAGGGGCGGCGTCCGCGGCCCATCTATCAAATCCACAAGTGGTTCGCGCGCCGCCTCGGGTGCTCATTTCGAGCATTGCTTGTCGGCGCCGTAGCGGCCCCGACTGCCGACTTCTGGAGTGCCTACTACGAGACTACAAACCTCCAGGGACTGACGATTCTCGACCCGTTTGTCGGTGGCGGCACCTCGGTCGTCGAGGCGGCGAGGCTTGGAGCGTCGGCCATCGGCGTCGACGTCGATCCCATCGCCTGCGCAGTCACCTCGGCTGAGTTGACCGCCGCGACTCTTGAGGACCTGCTGCCTACGCTCCGCACATTGCAGGAGAGCGTCGGTAAGACGCTTGTCTCCTTCCACGCCGTGAGGAGTTCTGACGGCAAGCCACTCACCGCCGTTCACTACTTCTGGGTCCAGATCGTTGCGTGCCCGGCGTGCAAGAAGATTGGGGAGGCTCATCCGAATTACGTGCTCGCCGAGGAAGCTGGCCAGAAGCGCTGGACGTTCTGCCGGAAGTGTCACGAGCCTCACGCACTGGGGGCGGGCCGACGGAGCTTCACATGCCCGTCCTGCAAGACCAAGACCGCGCTCAACTCAGCACCCGTGCAGAACGGCACATACACGTGCCAGCACTGCAACAAAGGTACGCCCCTCATCGCACTTGGTCGAGAGACGAAGCAGCCGCCGACCTGGCGCCTGTTCGCGATCGAGGCAATTCCTCGCACGAAGAGGCGACCGGTGCCGATGAAGGAGCGGGTCTTCCTGCGAGCCACCGCTGCTCATCAAGCTGCCGTCACGCGGGCTAGCAAGGCGCTTCGACAGGAACTCGAGGCCGACCCAGACTTCCTGCCTCGCCATAAGATCGAGAAAAAACACCGATCCGACACGCGCCTCACGGACTACGGCTATCGACAGTGGTCTCAGCTCTTCAACGATCGCCAGCTCCTGCACCTCGGTCATCTCGCACGTGCGATCAAAAAGCTGCCCGATGACGAGCGCCACGCGATCGGGCTCGCCTTCAGCAATCACCTCACGACAAACTGCATGCTTACGTCCTACGCGGCTGGGTGGCGACGGCTCACACCGNNNNNNNNNNNNNNNNNNNNNNNNNNNNNNNNNNNNNNNNNNNNNNNNNNNNNNNNNNNNNNNNNNNNNNNNNNNNNNNNNNNNNNNNNNNNNNNNNNNNCAATTGTCAAGCCGTCGCGCCATCGACTCCCCAGCGTCCCCTCTTCATGCTTTTCACATAAATAA